ACTGCAATGCTCAAGCGTAGCCTGACGGAAGACGCACAAGAAGTATTCCGTGCGATCGCGCTGATCGAACTGGGCGCCCGTATGCAGGTGCTCGAGAGTGAGTTGACGCTCTCGCGCGACCGCATGATCCGCCTGTACCGCGAGGTCAAAGGCGTATCGCCGCCCAAGGGCATGCTGCCGTTCTCGGCGGACTGGTATATGACGTGGCTGGCGAACATCCACGCTTCGTTGTTCTATAACACGTACCTGTTCCTGAAGAACGAAGCGCGTTGCTCGCATCTGGACGCGCTGACCAAAGGGTATCGGCTGTATCTGGAACATTGCCACCACAGCGA
This genomic stretch from Paraburkholderia bryophila harbors:
- the flhC gene encoding flagellar transcriptional regulator FlhC encodes the protein MLKRSLTEDAQEVFRAIALIELGARMQVLESELTLSRDRMIRLYREVKGVSPPKGMLPFSADWYMTWLANIHASLFYNTYLFLKNEARCSHLDALTKGYRLYLEHCHHSESEPVLDLTRAWTLVRFFDANILQLTKCCRCTGKFVAHKHDLQHNVVCGACQPPSRAGKTKKAAAARQEALEAAQIAQAA